A portion of the Cellulophaga algicola DSM 14237 genome contains these proteins:
- a CDS encoding TonB-dependent receptor, whose product MKFLVSMYKTLAILLFLISVPLLGQEITILDMESKEPIVNVAVYNTDKSKTSITDFDGKCDLSLFDKNERIFFKHLGYAFFKASKAVVLKKDNTLYLFPKAQELNEVVMSISKWEQQKKDIPQKIVSIDAKSIAFSAPQTAADLLQNSGKVFVQKSQLGGGSPMIRGFSTNRLLLSVDGVRMNNAIFRGGNIQNVISIDPFSVKNTEVIFGPGSVIYGSDAIGGVMNFLTKKVEFSETDGTLFKGVSNYRYATANTENTAHVDFNIGKKQWAFLTSVSYSDFGDLKMGKYGEDSYLRENYVQTTNGKDVLLANTDNRLQVPTGYNQINLLQKIAFKPNSNWDINWSNYYSETSDYSRYDRLIRPNSAGDGLRSAEWYYGPQKWLMSNLQFNKNGKGKFYDGLKVTTAYQHFEESRHDRGFQDAMRYSTEEKVDALSTNIDFENKRIGDLRLYYGGEYIFNKVHSSGTQLDINTNETAATASRYPDGSTWQTLAGYVSAEYKAKPNLSLLSGVRYSHVWVAAEFEDTYYSFPFDNADLSTGALTGSLGLSWFPKADLQITANTSTGFRAPNIDDVGKIFDSEPGSVVVPNPDLEPEYAYNMELGIQKNIKDKVMLKGATFYTYMVDALVRRDFEFNGMTEMEYNGELSNVQAIQNAAKAYVYGFEFGVDVTFSERMSLASNLTLTKGIEEEDDGTDSPGRHVAPTFGDVHCIWKNQKLKTDLFLNFNGEVAFDDLAVSERSKEYIYAADSNGNPYAPSWYTLNFRSQYALSNTLKTTINLENITNQRYRSYSSGIVAPGINLVLALEYTF is encoded by the coding sequence ATGAAGTTTTTAGTTAGCATGTATAAAACTCTTGCAATTCTATTATTCCTTATTTCTGTGCCTTTACTTGGGCAGGAAATTACTATTTTAGATATGGAATCAAAAGAACCAATCGTAAATGTTGCCGTTTATAATACCGATAAATCAAAGACTAGTATTACAGATTTTGATGGAAAATGTGATTTGAGTCTCTTTGATAAAAACGAACGCATCTTTTTTAAGCATCTAGGCTATGCTTTTTTTAAAGCATCAAAAGCAGTCGTATTGAAAAAGGATAATACCTTATATCTTTTTCCAAAAGCTCAGGAACTCAATGAAGTAGTCATGTCTATTTCTAAATGGGAGCAACAAAAGAAAGATATTCCTCAGAAAATAGTGTCTATTGATGCAAAATCAATTGCTTTTTCTGCTCCACAAACTGCAGCAGATTTACTTCAAAATAGCGGAAAAGTATTTGTTCAAAAAAGCCAACTAGGTGGTGGTAGTCCTATGATTAGAGGTTTTTCGACCAATAGGTTATTGCTTTCTGTAGACGGTGTGCGTATGAATAATGCCATATTTAGAGGCGGAAACATTCAAAATGTAATCTCAATAGATCCTTTTTCTGTAAAAAATACGGAAGTTATTTTTGGTCCAGGATCTGTAATCTATGGTAGTGATGCTATTGGTGGGGTCATGAATTTTTTAACTAAAAAAGTAGAATTTTCTGAAACTGACGGAACTCTTTTTAAGGGAGTTTCAAATTACAGGTATGCTACTGCAAACACTGAAAACACGGCACATGTCGATTTTAATATAGGGAAAAAACAATGGGCTTTTTTAACAAGTGTTTCATACAGTGATTTTGGGGATTTAAAAATGGGGAAGTATGGAGAGGATTCCTATTTGAGAGAAAACTATGTACAGACTACTAATGGGAAAGATGTTTTACTAGCGAACACAGATAATAGGTTACAGGTGCCCACAGGATATAATCAAATTAACTTGCTTCAAAAAATAGCATTCAAACCCAACTCAAATTGGGATATAAATTGGAGTAATTACTATTCAGAAACCTCAGATTATTCGCGTTATGATCGTTTAATTAGGCCCAATAGTGCGGGAGACGGCTTACGTTCTGCAGAATGGTATTATGGTCCTCAAAAATGGTTGATGAGTAATTTGCAGTTCAACAAAAATGGAAAAGGCAAATTTTATGATGGCCTAAAGGTCACTACTGCTTACCAGCATTTTGAAGAAAGCAGGCACGATAGAGGTTTTCAAGATGCTATGCGCTATAGTACCGAAGAAAAAGTAGATGCCCTATCTACAAATATAGATTTTGAAAATAAACGCATCGGAGATTTGCGTTTGTATTACGGCGGGGAATATATTTTTAATAAAGTACATTCTTCTGGGACTCAGTTAGACATTAATACGAATGAAACTGCCGCTACAGCAAGTCGGTATCCTGATGGTTCTACTTGGCAAACTTTGGCAGGCTATGTAAGTGCGGAATATAAAGCAAAACCAAATTTGTCTTTACTCTCTGGTGTACGTTACAGCCATGTGTGGGTAGCTGCAGAATTTGAGGATACCTATTATAGTTTTCCGTTTGATAATGCAGATTTAAGTACAGGAGCACTTACGGGTAGTTTGGGTTTGAGTTGGTTTCCAAAGGCAGATTTGCAAATAACAGCAAATACGTCTACAGGTTTTAGAGCACCTAATATTGACGATGTGGGTAAGATATTTGATTCTGAACCCGGGTCTGTTGTAGTTCCAAATCCAGATTTAGAACCAGAGTATGCTTATAATATGGAGCTAGGTATTCAGAAAAATATTAAAGACAAAGTGATGTTGAAAGGAGCCACTTTTTATACGTATATGGTGGATGCTTTAGTGCGTAGAGATTTTGAGTTTAATGGCATGACTGAAATGGAATATAATGGTGAGTTAAGCAATGTACAGGCTATACAGAATGCGGCAAAGGCTTATGTATATGGTTTTGAATTTGGTGTAGATGTAACGTTTTCAGAACGCATGTCTCTAGCTTCTAATCTTACCTTAACCAAAGGAATAGAGGAAGAGGATGATGGTACGGACTCTCCTGGAAGGCATGTAGCGCCAACATTTGGAGATGTTCATTGCATTTGGAAAAATCAGAAATTAAAAACAGATTTGTTTTTAAACTTTAATGGAGAAGTGGCTTTTGATGATTTAGCGGTTTCAGAACGTAGTAAAGAATATATATATGCGGCAGATTCAAATGGTAATCCATACGCGCCATCTTGGTATACTTTAAATTTTAGATCGCAGTATGCGCTTTCAAACACTTTAAAAACTACAATTAACTTAGAGAATATTACAAATCAAAGGTATCGCAGCTATTCTTCTGGGATTGTAGCTCCTGGAATAAATCTTGTTTTAGCATTAGAGTATACCTTTTAA
- the recO gene encoding DNA repair protein RecO yields MQVTTKAIVLSALKYGDTSLIVKIFTASDGLKSYLLKGVFASKKGKLKTAYFQPLMQLELVAYHKNKGTLETVREAKPSYHYQSLHTDITKNALTFFLAEMLSNSIQEEEDNANLFEFLEASLQWLDANEEISNFHLYFLILLTKYFGFYPDATESNAPYFDLLEGAFSYSISLNPMLLGENLYFFKQFLGINFDAIHAVKMNKKKRQELLKSIILYYELHLHGFRKPKSLAILNEVFS; encoded by the coding sequence ATGCAAGTCACCACCAAAGCCATAGTTTTATCCGCTTTAAAATATGGAGATACCAGTCTGATTGTGAAAATATTTACAGCATCAGACGGGCTAAAGTCGTATTTGCTTAAAGGGGTCTTTGCGTCTAAAAAAGGAAAATTAAAAACAGCTTATTTTCAGCCATTGATGCAATTAGAGTTAGTCGCGTATCATAAAAACAAAGGTACTTTGGAAACGGTTAGAGAAGCAAAGCCTAGTTATCATTACCAAAGTTTGCATACGGACATTACTAAAAACGCCTTAACTTTCTTCTTGGCAGAAATGCTGAGTAATAGTATTCAGGAAGAAGAGGATAATGCTAATTTATTTGAATTTTTAGAAGCATCCCTACAATGGTTAGATGCTAATGAAGAAATTTCAAATTTTCATCTTTATTTCTTAATACTTCTAACAAAGTATTTTGGTTTTTATCCAGATGCCACCGAAAGTAATGCCCCTTATTTTGATTTGTTAGAAGGAGCCTTCTCGTATTCAATATCACTAAATCCAATGTTGTTAGGTGAAAATTTATATTTCTTTAAACAGTTCTTAGGCATAAATTTTGATGCAATACACGCGGTAAAGATGAATAAAAAGAAGCGCCAAGAGCTCTTGAAATCAATAATTCTTTATTATGAATTACATTTGCACGGATTTAGAAAACCTAAATCGCTTGCTATTTTAAATGAAGTTTTTAGTTAG
- the gdhA gene encoding NADP-specific glutamate dehydrogenase, translating to MDEKIKLFMDEVKTRNGHEPEFIQAVQEVAETVIPYIANQKIYNGKNILLRMVEPERLISFRVAWVDDKGEIHVNRGYRIQMNSAIGPYKGGLRFHPSVNASILKFLAFEQVFKNSLTTLPMGGGKGGSDFDPKGKSDDEVMRFCHAFMLELNRHIGPNTDVPAGDIGVGAREIGFLFGMYKKIRNEFTGVLTGKGRSWGGSLIRPEATGYGTVYFAQSMLQTQGKDFTGKNVVISGSGNVAQYAAEKALQLGAKILTLSDSQGYIYDKDGIDTEKLEYVMDLKNNQRGRISEYAAKYASATFHAGKTPWEVSCDIALPCATQNELSGDDAKILIKNGCICVAEGANMPSTPEAIHEFHEAKILFAPGKASNAGGVATSGLEMSQNSLRISWTREEVDGRLKDIMSDIHDSCIEYGKDENGYCNYVKGANIAGFVKVADAMLAQGVI from the coding sequence ATGGACGAAAAAATTAAATTATTTATGGATGAGGTAAAGACTAGAAATGGTCATGAGCCAGAGTTCATTCAAGCAGTACAAGAAGTAGCGGAAACCGTAATTCCGTATATTGCAAATCAAAAAATTTACAACGGCAAGAACATTTTGCTACGTATGGTAGAACCAGAACGCCTAATTTCTTTTAGAGTTGCCTGGGTAGATGACAAAGGAGAAATTCATGTAAACAGAGGATATAGAATTCAGATGAATTCTGCAATAGGCCCTTATAAAGGTGGCCTGCGTTTTCATCCATCTGTAAATGCAAGTATCCTTAAATTCTTAGCTTTTGAGCAAGTATTTAAAAACAGCTTAACCACATTACCTATGGGTGGCGGTAAAGGAGGATCAGATTTTGATCCTAAAGGAAAATCTGATGACGAAGTGATGCGTTTTTGCCATGCCTTTATGTTGGAGTTAAACCGTCATATTGGGCCAAATACAGATGTACCTGCTGGAGATATTGGTGTTGGTGCAAGAGAGATTGGTTTCTTATTCGGAATGTATAAGAAGATTAGAAATGAATTTACCGGAGTATTAACAGGTAAAGGACGTTCTTGGGGTGGTTCATTAATCCGTCCTGAAGCAACAGGATATGGTACGGTGTACTTTGCACAAAGTATGTTGCAAACACAAGGAAAAGATTTTACTGGTAAGAACGTAGTAATTTCAGGTTCTGGTAACGTTGCGCAATATGCTGCAGAAAAAGCATTACAATTAGGAGCGAAAATACTAACCCTTTCAGATTCTCAAGGATATATCTATGATAAAGACGGTATTGATACAGAGAAGTTGGAATATGTAATGGATCTTAAGAACAACCAAAGAGGTCGTATTTCAGAATATGCAGCTAAATATGCTTCGGCAACTTTTCATGCAGGAAAAACACCATGGGAGGTGAGTTGTGATATAGCGCTTCCGTGTGCTACTCAAAATGAATTGAGTGGTGACGATGCAAAAATATTAATTAAAAATGGATGTATTTGCGTTGCAGAAGGTGCAAATATGCCTTCTACGCCAGAAGCGATTCATGAGTTCCATGAAGCTAAAATATTATTCGCACCAGGAAAAGCGTCTAACGCAGGTGGGGTAGCAACTTCAGGATTAGAAATGTCTCAGAATTCATTGCGTATCAGTTGGACAAGAGAAGAGGTAGATGGTCGTTTAAAAGATATTATGAGTGATATTCATGATTCTTGTATTGAATACGGGAAAGATGAAAACGGGTATTGCAACTATGTAAAAGGAGCCAACATTGCTGGTTTCGTTAAAGTTGCCGATGCTATGTTAGCACAAGGAGTTATTTAA
- a CDS encoding cystathionine gamma-synthase, which produces MNENKIKFNTKVIHGGQEPDKAYGAVMPPIYQTSTYAQATPGEHQGFAYSRSANPTRSALEKSLASIENGNYGIAFGSGLAAIDAVLKLLGPGDEVISTNDLYGGSYRLFKKIFEKYGIVFHFIGMQNPEAIEAYINENTKLIWVETPTNPMMNILDIKKIAILAKKNKVLLAVDNTFASPYLQQPLDLGADIVMHSATKYLSGHSDVVLGALVVKDKELADELYFIQNASGAICGPMDSFLVLRGIKTLHVRMQRHCENGEAIARFLAKHPKIEKVYWPGFKDNPNYSIAKAQMKGFGGMLSFVPKGGDMKDAIHIIEQLKIFTIAESLGGVESLVGHPASMTHASIPKEDREKVGVVDALIRLSVGIEDVNDLIADLEHALR; this is translated from the coding sequence ATGAATGAAAATAAAATAAAATTTAATACCAAGGTAATTCACGGGGGTCAAGAGCCTGATAAAGCCTATGGGGCCGTAATGCCTCCTATTTATCAAACGTCTACCTATGCACAGGCTACACCAGGTGAGCATCAGGGTTTTGCATATTCTCGTAGTGCGAATCCAACAAGGTCTGCTCTTGAGAAATCATTGGCTAGCATTGAAAATGGAAATTACGGAATAGCATTCGGGAGTGGTTTAGCAGCCATTGATGCGGTGTTAAAATTACTAGGCCCCGGTGATGAAGTTATTTCTACGAATGATCTGTATGGTGGTAGTTATAGGTTGTTTAAGAAGATATTCGAAAAATACGGAATCGTATTTCATTTTATAGGAATGCAAAATCCAGAAGCAATTGAAGCATATATAAACGAAAATACAAAGCTGATTTGGGTAGAAACACCAACCAACCCAATGATGAATATTTTAGATATTAAAAAAATTGCCATATTGGCGAAAAAAAATAAAGTGCTATTAGCGGTAGACAATACATTTGCAAGCCCTTATTTACAACAACCGCTAGATTTAGGTGCAGATATTGTAATGCATTCTGCTACCAAATATTTAAGTGGTCATAGTGATGTAGTTCTTGGTGCATTGGTTGTAAAGGATAAAGAATTAGCAGATGAGCTTTATTTTATTCAGAATGCCAGCGGTGCCATTTGTGGTCCTATGGATAGTTTTTTGGTCCTTAGAGGAATAAAAACACTTCATGTTAGAATGCAGCGCCATTGTGAAAACGGAGAAGCAATAGCTCGTTTTTTGGCTAAGCACCCTAAAATTGAAAAAGTATATTGGCCGGGTTTCAAGGACAATCCTAATTATAGTATCGCTAAAGCACAAATGAAGGGATTTGGGGGGATGCTATCTTTTGTTCCTAAAGGAGGCGATATGAAAGATGCAATACATATTATTGAACAGCTTAAAATATTTACCATAGCAGAATCGTTAGGAGGAGTAGAGAGCTTAGTAGGGCACCCTGCAAGTATGACCCATGCAAGTATTCCTAAAGAGGACCGTGAAAAGGTGGGTGTTGTCGATGCGTTAATCCGATTAAGTGTTGGTATTGAGGATGTAAATGATCTAATTGCTGATTTAGAGCACGCTTTACGATAA
- a CDS encoding DUF3298 and DUF4163 domain-containing protein produces the protein MKLKLTLLIFSLLVLGCKKKDELTISPLSYKSEDCTDCPEVLIDIFDFKDDTSFSKNINASLKKEVINELLYDDEVKVATIEEAILSFKEGYLDLKKMYPEETLSWEASIKGDIVFENKDVLTIKLETYIFTGGAHGYSATRLLNFDKKKGDQLENWQLIKDKERFIHLAEIKFKIQEDIPQNGYINSTGFMFENDIFYLPSNMGFTKKGMLLVYNQYEVASYADGPITLLLPYDEIKNYITVKLKKE, from the coding sequence ATGAAACTAAAGTTAACCCTTTTAATCTTTTCCTTACTTGTTTTGGGATGCAAAAAAAAAGATGAACTAACGATTAGTCCTCTAAGCTACAAAAGCGAAGACTGTACTGACTGCCCTGAAGTTCTTATTGATATTTTTGATTTTAAAGACGATACTTCTTTTTCCAAGAACATAAATGCAAGCCTAAAAAAAGAGGTTATCAATGAATTATTATATGATGATGAAGTTAAAGTAGCTACAATTGAAGAAGCCATCCTATCTTTTAAAGAGGGATATTTAGATTTAAAAAAAATGTATCCTGAAGAAACATTAAGTTGGGAAGCTTCAATTAAAGGAGACATTGTTTTTGAAAATAAAGATGTGTTGACTATAAAATTAGAAACCTACATTTTTACAGGAGGAGCACATGGATATAGTGCTACAAGACTCTTAAACTTCGACAAGAAAAAAGGAGACCAATTAGAAAACTGGCAACTTATAAAAGACAAAGAACGTTTTATTCACTTGGCTGAAATAAAATTCAAAATCCAAGAAGATATTCCTCAAAACGGGTACATTAACAGTACTGGATTTATGTTTGAAAATGATATTTTCTACCTTCCTAGCAACATGGGTTTCACTAAAAAGGGCATGTTATTAGTCTACAACCAATATGAAGTGGCTTCTTATGCAGATGGTCCAATTACATTATTACTTCCTTATGATGAAATTAAAAATTACATCACCGTTAAGTTAAAAAAAGAATAG
- a CDS encoding DinB family protein, which yields MEKLFNITLQNRKILYKFLKDTPKEQLLKIPDGFRNNIWWNIAHVVVTQQVLVYKFSGLPMRVSDELVEKFRKGSVPDGTATDEEIDAIEGFLFSTVEWMQEDYDNGVFTSYVEYKTSVNITLSKVEDAIAFNVYHEGLHMGSILALLKVQL from the coding sequence TTGGAAAAGCTTTTTAATATCACACTTCAAAACAGAAAGATCTTATATAAATTTTTAAAAGATACTCCTAAAGAGCAGCTTCTGAAAATACCTGATGGTTTTAGGAATAATATCTGGTGGAATATAGCCCATGTGGTGGTTACTCAGCAAGTATTGGTCTATAAATTTAGTGGGTTGCCAATGCGTGTTTCTGATGAGCTTGTAGAAAAATTTAGAAAAGGAAGTGTTCCTGATGGAACTGCAACCGATGAGGAAATAGATGCCATTGAAGGTTTTCTTTTTTCTACCGTAGAATGGATGCAAGAAGATTATGATAATGGTGTTTTTACATCTTATGTGGAATATAAAACTAGTGTAAATATTACATTAAGTAAAGTAGAAGATGCTATTGCTTTTAATGTATACCACGAAGGTTTACATATGGGGTCAATATTAGCATTATTAAAAGTACAGCTGTAG
- a CDS encoding arsenate reductase family protein gives MKKIYHLSTCDTCQRIIKELQPLEGFIFQDIKTEAITPEQLEEMHTLTQSYEALFSKRARLFRERGLNEKTLTETDYKNLILEQYTFLKRPVIIVDYKIFVGNSKKVVAAAFEDIHP, from the coding sequence ATGAAGAAAATATACCACTTAAGCACCTGCGATACTTGTCAAAGAATTATAAAAGAACTTCAACCTTTAGAAGGCTTTATTTTTCAAGATATCAAAACAGAAGCCATCACGCCAGAACAGCTTGAAGAAATGCATACTTTAACGCAGAGCTATGAAGCCCTGTTCAGTAAAAGAGCTCGTTTATTCCGAGAAAGAGGGTTAAATGAAAAAACATTAACTGAAACCGATTATAAAAATCTAATCTTGGAACAGTATACTTTTCTAAAACGTCCCGTAATTATTGTGGATTATAAAATTTTTGTTGGAAATAGCAAAAAAGTAGTTGCTGCTGCATTTGAAGATATACACCCTTGA
- a CDS encoding DMT family transporter: MSKRTLALLAAIGATFIYGINHTIAKEVMPTYVQPFGFIFLRLIGATVLFWCMTPFIPNEKIERSDWGRFFICAVAGMGINMLSFFKGLELSTPINSAVLITVTPIIVVVLSALFIKEKITWQKGVGIFIGLIGALTLVLFGAENRTDAPNIPLGNFLFIINSLSYGIYLILVKKLITKYHPFGVLRWLFLIGTIISLPLTLPDFLEIQWASLPINIIGAIAFVILGTTFCTYLFNAFALTQLKATTVGTFAYLQPLIGVIFAIASGKDHLNMLKLTAMLLVLLGVYLVSKKAKPSL, translated from the coding sequence TTGAGTAAAAGAACACTAGCATTATTAGCCGCAATCGGAGCTACTTTTATCTACGGTATTAACCATACGATTGCAAAAGAGGTTATGCCCACCTATGTGCAACCTTTTGGTTTTATTTTTTTAAGACTAATTGGCGCTACTGTTCTGTTTTGGTGTATGACGCCTTTTATTCCTAATGAAAAAATTGAACGAAGTGATTGGGGTCGGTTCTTTATATGCGCTGTTGCAGGAATGGGCATTAACATGCTTTCTTTCTTCAAAGGTTTAGAATTATCTACGCCTATAAATAGCGCCGTACTTATAACTGTTACGCCTATTATAGTCGTGGTATTATCTGCCCTATTTATTAAAGAGAAAATAACTTGGCAAAAGGGAGTTGGAATTTTTATTGGCTTAATTGGTGCACTTACTTTAGTGCTTTTTGGAGCTGAAAATAGAACCGACGCACCCAATATTCCTCTAGGTAATTTCTTATTTATTATAAATTCTCTTTCTTACGGAATATACCTTATCCTAGTTAAAAAACTAATTACCAAATACCACCCTTTTGGGGTATTAAGATGGTTGTTTTTAATCGGCACGATTATCAGTTTACCACTAACCCTACCCGATTTTCTAGAAATACAATGGGCATCTCTTCCTATTAATATTATTGGAGCAATTGCTTTTGTTATTTTAGGAACTACCTTTTGTACGTATTTATTTAACGCATTTGCATTAACACAACTAAAAGCAACAACAGTTGGTACATTTGCATATTTACAACCATTAATTGGAGTAATATTTGCTATTGCATCTGGCAAAGATCACTTAAATATGCTCAAACTAACCGCAATGTTATTGGTGCTTTTAGGGGTGTATTTAGTAAGTAAAAAAGCTAAGCCAAGTCTTTAG
- a CDS encoding acyl-CoA thioesterase — protein sequence MYLKDFEIRWSDVDANRHLANSAYLNFMSHTRMAYLMGLGFTHKTMAAHEIGPVVFYEHIYYFKEAFLGKPVRVSMEVVGMSEDGKFFEFHHNFYDDKGRNFAHCEMMGAWIDLKTRSLTALSEDFLAAFNKAEKPDNFRVLTKEDTRKFVKIPKDLA from the coding sequence ATGTATTTAAAAGATTTTGAAATTAGATGGAGTGATGTAGATGCGAATAGACATCTTGCAAACTCGGCATATTTAAACTTTATGAGTCATACACGTATGGCGTATTTGATGGGTTTAGGTTTTACGCACAAAACAATGGCGGCCCATGAAATTGGACCCGTAGTGTTTTATGAGCATATTTATTATTTTAAAGAAGCTTTTTTAGGGAAACCAGTAAGAGTGTCTATGGAAGTTGTGGGTATGAGTGAAGATGGGAAATTTTTTGAATTCCACCATAATTTCTATGATGATAAAGGGAGGAATTTTGCACATTGTGAAATGATGGGTGCTTGGATAGATTTGAAAACAAGAAGTTTAACAGCGCTATCTGAAGACTTTTTAGCAGCCTTTAATAAGGCAGAAAAGCCTGATAATTTTAGGGTTCTTACGAAAGAAGATACACGCAAATTTGTAAAAATCCCTAAAGACTTGGCTTAG
- a CDS encoding NAD(P)H-dependent flavin oxidoreductase — protein MDQKPSFIKNLSLPIVAAPMFLISGPQLVIECCKNGVVGTFPALNQRTSEGFEEWIIEIKTALAAFEKESGKKAAPFGVNLIVHPTNPRLEADVKLCVKHKVPLIITSLGAVSQVVDAIHSYGGIVFHDIIKKRHAEKAAEAGVDGLILVSAGAGGHAGTINPMTLVAEIKKFFHKTILLSGCISTGRDVASALQMGADLAYMGTRFINTTESKATDEYRKMIIDAGASDVVYTASISGVHANFLGASLKAAGITEDDLKKDVKIDFGKELDTEAKAWKTIWSAGQGVAMIDDVEPVAELVSKLKAEFKSAIEEQIKVLEVYPK, from the coding sequence ATGGATCAGAAACCATCATTCATCAAAAATTTATCGCTTCCTATTGTTGCAGCTCCTATGTTTTTAATATCTGGACCACAATTAGTCATTGAATGTTGTAAAAATGGTGTAGTAGGTACATTCCCCGCACTAAACCAAAGAACTAGTGAAGGCTTTGAAGAATGGATCATAGAAATAAAGACTGCTTTAGCCGCTTTTGAAAAAGAAAGTGGAAAAAAAGCAGCTCCATTTGGAGTAAATCTTATTGTACACCCAACCAATCCAAGATTAGAAGCAGATGTTAAATTATGTGTAAAACACAAAGTTCCGCTAATCATAACTTCATTAGGAGCTGTATCTCAGGTTGTAGATGCTATCCATAGTTATGGCGGCATTGTATTCCATGATATTATTAAAAAAAGACATGCCGAAAAAGCAGCAGAAGCTGGTGTAGACGGATTAATTCTTGTTTCCGCTGGTGCTGGTGGACACGCAGGCACTATTAACCCAATGACCTTAGTTGCAGAGATAAAGAAATTTTTTCATAAAACTATTTTACTTTCCGGATGTATAAGTACAGGTAGAGATGTTGCTTCTGCTCTACAAATGGGAGCAGATTTGGCTTATATGGGTACCCGCTTTATTAATACAACAGAAAGTAAAGCTACCGATGAATATAGAAAAATGATTATTGATGCTGGAGCGAGTGATGTTGTATATACCGCATCTATTTCTGGGGTACATGCTAACTTTTTAGGCGCAAGTTTAAAAGCTGCTGGGATTACTGAAGATGATTTAAAGAAAGATGTGAAAATTGATTTTGGTAAAGAACTAGATACTGAAGCTAAAGCTTGGAAAACGATATGGTCTGCAGGGCAAGGAGTAGCCATGATTGATGATGTAGAACCTGTAGCAGAATTAGTTTCTAAACTTAAAGCTGAATTTAAATCTGCCATTGAAGAACAAATTAAAGTTTTAGAAGTTTATCCGAAATAA
- a CDS encoding YheT family hydrolase: MPLVASTYNPPILFKNGHLSTIYSGIFRKVDGVAQERERITLFDTDFLDLDWSFASQKSNKVMIILHGLEGSAQRPYIMGSAKVFNQNGYDACAINLRSCSGAPNLLFRSYHSGATEDLDAVIQHILTNKSYDEIYIKGFSLGGNLALKYLGEKREIPKAVKGAVAVSVPCDLYSSLKQLLLPKNRLYAARFKKHLVEKLRVKQELFPNEISDKDIASIKTLKDLDDIYTSRAHGFTDAIDYYTKSSCLPFLPNIKIPTLIINSKNDSFLGPECYPYTEAEENKNLFLETPNFGGHVGFYGVKNTTYTEKRCLNFLNEL; this comes from the coding sequence ATGCCCTTAGTAGCCTCCACGTACAACCCTCCTATCTTATTTAAAAATGGCCATTTATCTACGATTTATTCTGGCATTTTTAGAAAAGTAGATGGTGTAGCGCAAGAAAGAGAACGGATAACCTTATTTGATACTGATTTTCTAGATTTAGACTGGAGCTTTGCTTCCCAGAAATCTAATAAAGTTATGATCATACTTCATGGCTTAGAGGGCAGTGCACAACGCCCATATATTATGGGTAGTGCAAAAGTTTTTAATCAGAATGGTTATGATGCTTGCGCTATTAATTTAAGGAGTTGTAGCGGAGCGCCAAATCTTTTATTCAGGTCGTACCACTCTGGAGCTACGGAAGATTTAGATGCGGTAATTCAGCATATCTTAACCAACAAATCATATGATGAAATTTATATTAAAGGCTTTAGCCTTGGCGGTAATTTAGCCTTAAAATATTTAGGTGAAAAACGCGAAATCCCTAAAGCCGTTAAAGGGGCTGTAGCTGTTTCTGTTCCCTGTGATTTATACAGCTCCTTAAAGCAACTATTACTACCTAAAAATAGGCTCTATGCGGCACGATTTAAAAAACATTTGGTAGAAAAGCTGCGTGTAAAGCAAGAACTTTTCCCTAATGAAATTTCCGATAAAGATATTGCTAGCATTAAGACATTAAAAGATTTAGATGATATTTATACGAGTAGAGCACATGGTTTTACAGATGCTATAGATTACTACACCAAATCTAGTTGCCTGCCATTTTTACCAAATATTAAAATTCCAACACTTATTATAAATAGCAAGAACGATTCTTTCTTAGGACCTGAATGCTACCCTTACACCGAAGCAGAAGAAAATAAAAATCTTTTTTTAGAAACCCCAAATTTTGGAGGCCATGTGGGCTTTTACGGCGTAAAAAATACCACCTATACTGAAAAAAGATGTTTAAATTTCTTGAATGAACTCTAA